One genomic window of Thermodesulfobacteriota bacterium includes the following:
- a CDS encoding glycerate kinase, producing the protein MREIARAAFLKAVSAVDPYDKLKSILHLDKSRLIIDPPDRKEEVFPLDQFDRIFLVGTGKASSPMAKAIEEVMGDRIFKGLITTKYGHGLPLKYTEVIEAGHPIPDQKGLEGAQRIKALLQETGPKDLVFFLLSGGGSALLPLPAEGITLEEKQELTQLLLDCGADIKEINTIRKHLSQIKGGWLARWAYPSTVITFILSDVVGDPLDVIGSGPTVPDPSTFNEAWEILKKYDLIHEVAPSILEHLRAGVEGKLEETPKVGDRAFEKVRHLIIGSNILALMAAEKEISRAGFNTLTLSSSVVGETREAARFHGALVREVFATGRPVPRPACLLSGGETTVTIRGTGLGGRNQEFVLAGAIEIDGLEKTVLLSGGTDGTDGPTDAAGALADHRTIARAREMGLDPLKFLQNNDSYRFFERLGDLLVTGPTRTNVMDIHILLID; encoded by the coding sequence ATGCGCGAGATTGCAAGGGCCGCCTTTCTAAAGGCGGTTTCTGCGGTCGATCCTTACGACAAACTGAAATCGATCCTGCACCTCGACAAGAGTCGCTTGATCATCGACCCCCCAGACCGGAAGGAAGAGGTCTTCCCTCTCGATCAATTTGACAGGATCTTCCTCGTGGGCACGGGTAAAGCCTCGTCCCCTATGGCCAAGGCCATCGAAGAGGTCATGGGAGATAGAATCTTCAAGGGGCTGATCACCACCAAATACGGCCATGGCCTTCCCTTGAAGTATACCGAGGTGATCGAAGCCGGCCACCCGATCCCCGATCAGAAGGGGCTCGAAGGGGCCCAGAGGATCAAGGCGCTCCTGCAGGAAACCGGTCCGAAGGACCTCGTCTTCTTCCTCCTTTCGGGAGGGGGTTCAGCCCTTCTTCCCCTTCCTGCCGAGGGGATCACGCTCGAGGAGAAGCAGGAGTTGACCCAGCTTCTGCTCGACTGCGGGGCTGACATCAAAGAGATCAACACGATTCGAAAACACCTCTCCCAGATCAAAGGGGGATGGTTGGCTCGATGGGCTTACCCCTCCACCGTCATCACCTTCATCCTTTCGGACGTGGTGGGAGATCCCCTCGACGTGATCGGCTCCGGCCCGACCGTTCCGGATCCCTCCACCTTCAATGAGGCCTGGGAAATCCTCAAGAAATACGACCTGATCCACGAGGTCGCCCCATCGATTCTGGAACATCTTCGTGCCGGGGTCGAAGGGAAACTTGAAGAAACCCCCAAGGTGGGGGATCGGGCCTTCGAAAAGGTCCGTCACCTGATCATCGGATCAAATATCCTTGCCCTGATGGCTGCAGAGAAAGAGATCTCCCGGGCAGGTTTCAACACCCTCACCCTCTCCTCCTCCGTTGTGGGAGAGACGAGGGAGGCAGCCAGGTTCCACGGCGCTCTCGTCAGAGAGGTCTTCGCCACCGGAAGACCGGTGCCAAGGCCGGCCTGCCTTCTCTCGGGTGGGGAAACGACGGTGACGATCCGCGGGACCGGCCTCGGCGGAAGAAACCAGGAGTTCGTGCTGGCCGGCGCCATCGAAATCGATGGCCTTGAAAAGACCGTCCTTCTGAGCGGGGGGACCGATGGGACCGATGGCCCGACCGATGCCGCGGGCGCCCTCGCCGACCATCGGACGATTGCGAGAGCCCGAGAGATGGGCCTGGATCCCTTGAAGTTCCTCCAGAATAACGACTCCTACCGTTTTTTTGAACGCTTGGGCGACCTTCTGGTCACAGGTCCGACGCGGACCAACGTGATGGACATTCACATCCTTTTAATCGATTGA
- the queD gene encoding 6-carboxytetrahydropterin synthase QueD, with the protein MSYELTVSSRFSGAHRLRYLHGKCEELHGHNWKVEVSVSATKLNREGVAIDFKILKQKVEKVLKTLDHTFLNDLPYFSGVEPSSEHIAKYIFDHLKKELKGTSVTLKRVTAWESEDAGATYYGR; encoded by the coding sequence ATGAGCTACGAGCTGACCGTTTCATCGCGATTCTCCGGAGCCCACCGGCTCCGTTACCTCCATGGAAAATGCGAGGAACTGCACGGCCACAACTGGAAGGTGGAGGTTTCGGTCTCGGCCACCAAATTAAACCGGGAGGGGGTGGCCATCGACTTTAAGATTCTGAAGCAGAAGGTGGAGAAGGTGTTGAAGACCTTGGACCATACCTTCCTCAACGACCTCCCCTATTTTTCAGGCGTGGAACCCTCCTCCGAACATATTGCCAAGTATATCTTCGACCATCTGAAGAAAGAGTTGAAAGGGACCTCCGTCACCCTCAAAAGGGTGACCGCCTGGGAATCGGAGGACGCAGGGGCCACCTATTACGGGAGATAG
- the folE2 gene encoding GTP cyclohydrolase FolE2 has product MDDVQNKKDHRKIEINKVGVKNIRYPITVLDKAKGVQHTVASVNMYVDLPHRFKGTHMSRFVEILNKYKGDIAIKNFSKILREMKTKLRAKSAHLEVEFPYFIEKEAPVTRAKSLMEYICRFTGSSNEKEDFTVGIVVPITTVCPCSKAISEAGAHNQRSIVTVNLRFKKFIWIEDIIRLVEESASCDLYSILKRPDEKYVTEKAYGNPMFVEDVVREVARKLKKDKNITWFTVESENFESIHNHSAYAFVERNSNP; this is encoded by the coding sequence ATGGACGACGTCCAGAACAAGAAGGATCACCGAAAGATCGAGATCAACAAGGTCGGGGTGAAGAACATCCGTTACCCCATCACCGTCCTCGACAAGGCCAAGGGGGTCCAACATACCGTGGCCAGCGTCAACATGTACGTCGACCTCCCCCATCGCTTCAAGGGGACCCATATGAGCCGGTTCGTGGAGATCCTCAATAAATATAAAGGGGATATCGCCATCAAAAATTTTTCAAAGATCCTCAGGGAGATGAAGACCAAACTGAGGGCCAAATCGGCCCACCTGGAGGTCGAGTTTCCTTACTTCATCGAAAAGGAGGCGCCGGTGACGCGCGCCAAAAGCTTGATGGAGTATATCTGCCGGTTTACCGGCTCGAGCAACGAGAAGGAGGATTTCACCGTGGGCATCGTGGTGCCGATCACCACCGTCTGCCCCTGCTCGAAGGCCATCAGCGAGGCCGGGGCCCACAATCAGCGGTCGATCGTCACGGTCAACCTCCGGTTCAAGAAGTTCATCTGGATCGAAGACATCATCCGCCTGGTTGAGGAAAGCGCCTCCTGCGACCTCTACTCGATCTTGAAACGCCCCGACGAAAAGTACGTCACCGAGAAGGCCTATGGAAACCCGATGTTCGTGGAGGATGTGGTGAGGGAGGTGGCCAGGAAGTTAAAGAAGGATAAGAACATCACCTGGTTCACCGTCGAATCGGAAAACTTCGAATCGATCCACAACCACAGCGCCTATGCCTTCGTGGAGAGAAATTCCAATCCCTGA
- a CDS encoding acyl-CoA dehydrogenase family protein, with translation MDFTLTTEQQMIRDLCRNFVKNEVAPIAEEMDATGQFPYEVWKKMGELGIVGIPIPEEYGGGAMDWVSTMIAIEEISRGDASLGVSLLDSVTLPMNLILTFGTEQQKEKWLTPLATGEHIGAFGLTEAQAGSDANAIQTKAVLDGDEWVINGTKQFITNAGLKHNSLVVIAAVTGEGSGSRKRISNIIVPTGTPGYTFGEKYKKMGWKASETRELIFDDCRVPKENILGNPERGYNQFMMALQTSRIGFGAHSVGLAQAIFDVSLAYAKEREQFGRPISKFQAIQFKLADMIMEIELARLMVYKAAWQKDNKENYFATSTYAKVFASEVAKRCADKGVQIHGGYGLMDEYPISRYWREVKFEEILDGTSEIQRLNIARKVLKL, from the coding sequence ATGGATTTCACCTTAACCACCGAACAGCAGATGATCCGCGATCTCTGTAGGAATTTCGTTAAAAACGAGGTGGCCCCCATCGCGGAGGAGATGGATGCGACGGGCCAGTTTCCGTACGAGGTGTGGAAGAAGATGGGAGAGCTGGGGATCGTAGGAATCCCGATCCCCGAAGAGTATGGCGGGGGGGCGATGGATTGGGTTTCGACGATGATCGCCATCGAGGAGATCAGCCGGGGTGATGCCTCCCTCGGGGTCTCTCTCCTCGATTCGGTCACCCTTCCGATGAACCTCATCCTCACCTTCGGGACGGAACAACAGAAGGAGAAATGGCTGACCCCCCTGGCCACCGGAGAGCATATCGGGGCCTTCGGCCTGACCGAGGCCCAGGCAGGCTCCGACGCCAATGCGATTCAAACGAAGGCGGTCTTGGACGGGGACGAATGGGTGATCAACGGGACCAAACAGTTCATCACAAATGCAGGCCTGAAGCACAATAGCCTGGTGGTGATCGCCGCGGTGACCGGAGAGGGGTCTGGGTCGAGGAAACGGATATCCAATATCATCGTCCCCACCGGCACACCGGGCTACACGTTCGGAGAGAAATATAAAAAGATGGGCTGGAAGGCCTCGGAGACCCGGGAGCTGATCTTCGACGATTGCCGCGTTCCCAAGGAGAATATCCTGGGGAATCCGGAGAGAGGCTATAATCAATTCATGATGGCCCTTCAGACCAGCCGGATCGGTTTCGGGGCCCATTCGGTGGGATTGGCCCAGGCCATCTTCGATGTCTCCCTCGCCTATGCCAAGGAAAGGGAGCAGTTCGGCAGGCCGATTTCGAAATTCCAGGCCATCCAGTTCAAGCTGGCCGATATGATCATGGAGATCGAATTGGCCAGGTTGATGGTTTACAAGGCGGCCTGGCAGAAAGACAATAAAGAGAACTATTTCGCCACCTCCACCTATGCCAAGGTCTTCGCCTCGGAAGTGGCCAAACGGTGCGCGGACAAAGGGGTGCAGATCCATGGGGGATACGGCCTGATGGATGAGTATCCCATTTCGAGGTACTGGCGGGAGGTGAAATTTGAGGAGATCCTGGACGGGACGTCCGAGATTCAGAGGCTCAACATCGCGCGGAAGGTCCTGAAGCTCTGA
- a CDS encoding GTPase: MRKEVVDVIIMGAGGRDFHNFNTFFRHRPDYRVVAFTASQIPFIAHRTYPPTLSGPLYPEGIPIYPEEDLPRLLAEGRAQLVAFSYSDISHEELMSKASLVLSLGKNFILLGPDETMLRSRLPVISVCAVRTGCGKSVITRKLASLLFKKGVKVSVIRHPMAYCTFKPVLRFSTLEEVDREACTIEEREEFEPLVEKGITVYAGVDYEEVLKAAEGSSEILLWDGGNNDFPFLRSDLEIVLIDALRPGHERSYYPGEVNLRRADLILITKVNEGGKEALERIHENIFRINPSARVMETASVIEAERPDWVEGRRVMVIEDGPTLTHGGMSEGAGAALSRRLGAELVDPRPFAVGTLKEVFEQYPHIQTVLPAMGYSEEQIRDLEATLRNSDCETVVLATPADLRRKIRIDQPTVRVRYDFDIDLAPVVDPFLKR, encoded by the coding sequence ATGAGGAAAGAGGTCGTGGACGTGATCATCATGGGAGCCGGAGGTAGGGACTTCCACAATTTCAACACCTTCTTCAGGCATCGGCCCGACTATCGAGTGGTCGCCTTCACCGCCTCGCAGATCCCCTTCATCGCCCACCGGACCTATCCGCCGACGTTGAGCGGACCCCTCTATCCCGAAGGGATCCCGATCTATCCGGAAGAGGACCTTCCTCGCCTGCTTGCCGAAGGAAGGGCCCAACTGGTCGCCTTCTCCTACAGCGACATCTCCCACGAGGAGCTCATGTCGAAAGCCTCCTTGGTCTTGTCCCTGGGCAAGAATTTTATCCTCCTCGGGCCGGACGAGACGATGCTGAGAAGTCGCCTTCCGGTGATCTCCGTCTGCGCGGTGCGGACCGGTTGTGGGAAGTCGGTGATCACCCGGAAGCTGGCCTCCCTGCTCTTTAAGAAGGGGGTGAAGGTTTCCGTGATTCGGCATCCCATGGCCTACTGCACCTTCAAACCGGTCCTCCGATTTTCAACCCTCGAGGAGGTCGACCGAGAGGCCTGCACGATCGAAGAAAGGGAAGAGTTCGAGCCGTTGGTGGAGAAGGGGATCACGGTCTATGCGGGCGTCGACTACGAGGAGGTCCTGAAGGCCGCGGAGGGGTCTTCTGAGATCCTCCTCTGGGACGGGGGCAATAACGACTTTCCCTTCCTCCGCTCTGACCTCGAAATCGTCCTGATCGATGCCCTCCGCCCCGGCCACGAGAGAAGCTATTACCCCGGAGAGGTGAACCTCCGGAGGGCCGACCTCATCCTAATCACCAAGGTGAATGAGGGAGGGAAGGAGGCCCTGGAACGGATCCACGAAAACATCTTTAGGATCAATCCTTCGGCAAGGGTGATGGAGACGGCCTCGGTGATCGAGGCGGAGCGACCGGATTGGGTGGAGGGCCGAAGGGTGATGGTCATCGAGGACGGCCCCACCCTCACCCACGGGGGCATGTCCGAAGGGGCTGGGGCGGCCCTTTCGAGGAGGTTGGGGGCTGAGCTGGTCGATCCCAGGCCCTTCGCCGTCGGCACCTTGAAGGAGGTTTTCGAACAGTATCCTCACATTCAAACGGTCCTACCCGCCATGGGCTATTCGGAAGAGCAGATCCGGGACCTCGAGGCGACCCTCCGGAATTCGGATTGTGAGACCGTGGTCCTGGCCACGCCGGCTGACCTTAGGCGAAAGATCAGGATCGATCAGCCGACGGTTCGGGTGCGTTACGATTTCGATATCGACCTCGCGCCCGTCGTCGATCCTTTTCTGAAACGATAA
- a CDS encoding deoxyguanosinetriphosphate triphosphohydrolase produces the protein MNLGDRRTIREQLEELERRTLSPFATLSSMSKGRLVPEEECPLRPAFQHDRDRIIHSKSFRRLKHKTQVFLAPTGDHYRTRLTHTLEVSQIARTISKALRLNEDLTEAIALGHDLGHTPFGHAGEETLNEILQGGFSHAEQSLRIVDLLEKDGKGLNLTFEVRDGILKHSKGKGEILCEDQASMASTLEGQVVRLADMIAYINHDIDDAIRGGVISLEDLPEPCLRRLGRTHSERINTMVQDIVRESLRVGGGRLSISEEVHSAMWDLREFLWERVYENETVHADFHKAAKILRELYYFFMDHPDRFLTLIERQTLYDSLQRCVIDFLAGMTDRYAFNLYEKIFLPLPWMAG, from the coding sequence TTGAATCTCGGGGATCGGAGGACCATAAGGGAGCAGCTGGAGGAGCTTGAGCGAAGGACCCTTTCGCCCTTTGCCACCCTGAGCTCGATGAGCAAGGGCAGGCTCGTTCCCGAAGAGGAATGTCCTCTGAGGCCGGCCTTTCAGCACGACCGGGATCGGATCATCCACTCGAAGTCCTTCCGAAGGTTGAAACATAAGACCCAGGTCTTTCTCGCTCCCACCGGAGACCATTACCGGACCCGGCTGACCCACACCCTCGAGGTCTCCCAAATTGCCCGGACGATCTCCAAGGCCCTTCGGCTCAACGAGGATCTGACCGAGGCGATCGCCCTCGGCCACGACTTAGGCCATACGCCCTTCGGCCATGCGGGGGAGGAGACCCTGAACGAAATCCTCCAGGGTGGGTTCAGCCATGCGGAGCAGAGCCTCCGGATCGTGGACCTTCTCGAGAAGGATGGAAAGGGGTTAAACCTCACCTTTGAGGTCCGGGACGGGATCTTGAAACATTCCAAAGGGAAGGGTGAAATCCTTTGCGAAGACCAAGCCTCCATGGCCTCGACCCTGGAGGGTCAGGTGGTCCGTCTGGCCGATATGATCGCCTATATCAACCACGACATCGATGATGCGATCCGGGGCGGGGTGATCTCTTTGGAGGACCTTCCCGAGCCCTGTCTCAGACGGTTGGGGAGGACCCATTCGGAGAGGATCAACACGATGGTCCAGGACATCGTCCGGGAGTCGTTACGGGTCGGAGGGGGAAGGCTCTCCATTTCCGAGGAAGTCCACTCGGCCATGTGGGACCTCCGGGAGTTTCTCTGGGAGCGGGTCTACGAGAACGAGACGGTCCATGCCGATTTTCACAAGGCGGCCAAGATCCTGAGAGAACTTTACTATTTCTTCATGGACCATCCCGACCGTTTTTTGACCCTGATCGAGAGACAGACCCTCTATGATTCCTTGCAGCGGTGCGTCATAGACTTCCTGGCCGGCATGACCGACCGGTATGCGTTCAACCTTTACGAGAAGATCTTCCTTCCCCTTCCCTGGATGGCGGGATAA
- a CDS encoding HD domain-containing protein: MIEKKLIQRVMDDPILRKLSTLAKQKDVPFYLVGGYLRDLLLQRPPPRTGPSGFDYDFTLPKPYTGFLSVLEQALQFHFFKVGKEEAGTLTFRMIRKGVSIDVTLLQGETVEEDLLRRDFTINAIAVSLRDETCHAVEKAFEDIERRVLRAVTPRSIEQDPLRILRAIRYFCTLEGFTLDLELEEEIVRNRAELLRMPSERIKMELDRILLSPQPGLGIRALHELGLLFILFPELKGLEGLGQNGHHHLPVLSHVLLMIDKIAWAEDWLARKGEPLVLTPEKRLCLYYAALFHDLGKQDTLFRDEDGKVHFYHHESFSSKRAEAILERLKFSNESKDLVLRLIQRHMRILNLSQETGESALKRLVNQMGEATPLLVLHTLADKEASRGILSVKNDERVEGHCLRILKLFGRKEILHPPPLITGHDVLEKGVPPGPQVGKVLNFIRQKQIEGEIKSRQEALELLNRYPSIDKSSDNPL; this comes from the coding sequence GTGATCGAGAAGAAGCTCATCCAAAGGGTCATGGATGACCCCATCTTGCGAAAACTCTCCACCCTTGCCAAGCAGAAGGATGTCCCCTTCTACTTGGTCGGGGGCTATCTGCGAGATCTCCTCCTCCAACGCCCACCGCCCCGAACCGGACCGTCCGGATTTGACTATGACTTCACCCTCCCCAAACCCTACACGGGCTTCCTCTCCGTCCTGGAACAGGCCCTCCAATTCCACTTCTTCAAGGTCGGAAAGGAGGAAGCAGGCACCCTCACCTTCCGGATGATCCGGAAGGGCGTCTCGATCGACGTCACCCTCCTCCAAGGCGAGACGGTCGAAGAGGACCTTCTCAGACGGGATTTCACGATCAACGCCATTGCCGTCTCCCTCCGGGATGAAACCTGCCATGCGGTCGAGAAGGCTTTCGAAGACATCGAGAGAAGGGTCCTCCGGGCGGTCACCCCTCGGTCCATCGAACAGGACCCCTTGCGGATCCTCCGGGCGATTCGCTACTTCTGCACCCTTGAGGGGTTCACCCTCGATCTCGAACTGGAGGAAGAGATCGTTCGGAACAGGGCGGAGCTCCTGAGGATGCCGAGTGAGCGGATCAAGATGGAACTGGACCGAATCCTCCTCTCCCCTCAACCCGGCCTGGGCATCCGGGCCCTTCATGAACTCGGCCTCCTCTTCATCCTCTTCCCCGAACTGAAAGGGCTCGAAGGACTGGGCCAGAACGGCCACCACCACCTGCCGGTCCTCTCCCACGTCCTGTTGATGATCGATAAGATCGCCTGGGCAGAAGATTGGTTGGCCCGAAAAGGGGAACCCCTCGTCCTCACCCCTGAGAAGAGGCTCTGTCTCTATTATGCCGCCCTCTTCCACGACCTCGGAAAACAGGATACCCTCTTTAGGGACGAAGACGGCAAGGTCCATTTCTACCACCACGAGTCCTTCTCTTCCAAGAGGGCCGAGGCGATCCTGGAGCGGTTGAAGTTCTCCAACGAATCGAAAGACCTCGTCCTCCGCCTCATTCAGCGCCATATGAGGATCCTCAACCTCTCGCAGGAGACGGGCGAATCGGCCCTCAAACGTCTGGTCAATCAAATGGGAGAGGCCACCCCCCTGCTGGTCCTTCACACCCTCGCAGACAAAGAGGCCAGCCGAGGGATCCTCTCCGTCAAGAACGACGAGAGGGTGGAAGGCCACTGCCTCCGAATCCTCAAACTTTTCGGGAGAAAGGAGATCCTCCACCCCCCGCCCCTCATCACCGGCCACGACGTCCTCGAAAAAGGGGTCCCGCCGGGACCCCAGGTGGGGAAGGTCCTCAATTTCATCCGTCAAAAACAGATCGAAGGGGAGATCAAAAGTCGCCAGGAGGCGCTCGAGCTCCTAAACCGTTACCCCTCGATTGACAAGTCTTCGGATAATCCTTTATAA
- the rsmD gene encoding 16S rRNA (guanine(966)-N(2))-methyltransferase RsmD — MTPTTEKIPSMRVISGSSKGRRLVAPRGQGLRPTSDRVKECLFNLIGEVEGRVVLDLFAGTGSLGIEALSRGAKRAVFVERAREALRRMKQNLSQCGMEDRAEILPKEVGRAIGLLGRRGETFDLILMDPPYEEGWIRHTFEKLKRHPIHRSGALLVIEHSRREPLPEETGGWGLLKQREVGDTVISILRKQGGPSDGTEEERR; from the coding sequence TTGACCCCGACCACGGAGAAGATCCCATCGATGCGCGTCATCAGCGGCTCCTCCAAGGGCAGAAGGCTCGTCGCCCCGAGAGGACAGGGGCTTCGTCCCACCTCGGATCGGGTGAAGGAGTGCCTCTTCAACCTCATCGGAGAGGTGGAGGGAAGGGTCGTCCTCGATCTCTTTGCAGGGACAGGAAGCCTCGGCATCGAGGCCTTGAGCCGAGGGGCCAAGCGGGCCGTCTTCGTGGAAAGGGCCAGGGAGGCCCTCAGGCGGATGAAACAGAATCTGTCCCAGTGCGGGATGGAGGATCGGGCCGAGATCCTTCCGAAGGAGGTGGGCCGGGCCATCGGCCTTCTGGGCCGAAGGGGCGAGACCTTCGACCTCATCCTGATGGACCCTCCTTATGAAGAGGGATGGATTCGGCACACCTTCGAGAAGTTGAAACGCCATCCCATCCATCGTTCCGGCGCGCTTCTGGTGATCGAACACAGTCGCCGGGAACCGCTCCCCGAAGAGACAGGAGGATGGGGGCTTCTGAAACAGCGGGAAGTGGGGGATACGGTCATCTCGATCCTACGGAAGCAGGGAGGTCCCTCCGATGGCACGGAAGAAGAAAGGAGATAA
- the coaD gene encoding pantetheine-phosphate adenylyltransferase, with product MARKKKGDKVVMGKVAIYPGSFDPLTYGHIDIVERALEIFDKVILAIAHDAEKRPLFTVEERVEMAKAIFKDNPNVIVDSFKGLLVNYVEKTNAKVLLRGLRATSDFEYEFHMASMNRSLSSHLDTLFMMTSKDYFFVSSRTIKQVAKLGGTVEGLVPDLVARRLKEKFKLPVAKKRLLGWDD from the coding sequence ATGGCACGGAAGAAGAAAGGAGATAAGGTGGTTATGGGCAAAGTGGCCATCTACCCCGGATCCTTCGACCCTCTGACCTACGGTCATATCGACATCGTCGAGAGGGCCCTGGAGATCTTCGACAAGGTGATCCTCGCCATCGCCCACGATGCGGAGAAAAGACCCCTCTTCACGGTGGAGGAGCGGGTGGAGATGGCGAAAGCGATCTTCAAAGACAACCCCAATGTCATCGTCGACAGCTTCAAGGGGCTTCTGGTCAACTATGTGGAAAAGACCAATGCGAAGGTCTTGTTGAGAGGGCTTCGGGCGACCTCGGACTTCGAATATGAATTCCATATGGCCTCGATGAATCGAAGCCTGAGCAGCCATCTCGATACCCTCTTCATGATGACCAGCAAAGATTACTTCTTCGTCTCCTCCCGCACCATCAAACAGGTGGCCAAACTCGGCGGAACCGTAGAGGGGCTCGTTCCGGATTTAGTGGCCCGACGGTTGAAGGAGAAGTTCAAGTTGCCCGTCGCCAAGAAACGGTTGCTCGGATGGGATGACTGA
- a CDS encoding HAD family hydrolase, protein MRRLILCDFDGTVSLHDLGYLLLSRFSLGNWEAIDRDYGEGKIGSREAYSQIALLLKAEESEVLPFVRSHSQIDPSFEPFARYCKESGIDLKIVSDGLDIYIRTVLEIHGLSDIPFYANEAKFGRDGTIELSFPHGNDACGRCGLCKRKIVQAHRGEYDRIYYVGNGLSDRCGARESDLVFAKDDLYFFCIEADLPCHAFDRFRDIHNDLTKKIRGVLFDLDGTLIEAYGAIYLGLQEVFQQAGRRIFPYEELGRYLKADLESTLHQFFSPEETQRWIPVMRKKYEEVYLEHTHFLDGAEETVSSLYERGLRLGVASNKFGRFSRAALQHLGVSQCFRSVLGAGDVPRNKPFPDMIHAVLRELELKPEEGIFVGDTLTDIEAGKAAGIDVYALPTGFHTKQELSRRRPKRILRHLRELIELVDRPL, encoded by the coding sequence ATGAGGAGGTTGATCCTCTGCGATTTTGACGGAACGGTGAGCCTCCATGACCTCGGGTACCTCCTCCTAAGCCGGTTCAGCCTCGGAAACTGGGAGGCCATCGATCGGGATTATGGCGAGGGGAAGATCGGGTCGAGGGAGGCCTACAGCCAAATCGCCCTCCTCTTGAAAGCGGAGGAATCCGAGGTCCTCCCTTTTGTTCGATCCCATTCGCAAATCGATCCCTCTTTCGAACCCTTTGCCCGCTATTGCAAGGAAAGCGGGATCGACCTCAAGATCGTGAGCGACGGTCTCGACATTTACATCCGGACCGTCCTCGAAATCCATGGACTTTCGGACATCCCTTTTTATGCCAACGAGGCCAAGTTTGGAAGGGATGGAACGATCGAGCTCTCCTTTCCTCACGGGAACGATGCCTGCGGTCGCTGCGGCCTCTGCAAGCGAAAAATCGTCCAGGCCCACCGGGGAGAATACGACAGGATCTATTATGTGGGAAACGGGCTTTCCGATCGTTGCGGGGCCCGGGAGTCGGACCTGGTTTTTGCAAAGGACGACCTCTATTTCTTCTGCATTGAGGCGGATCTCCCCTGCCATGCCTTCGATAGGTTCCGCGACATCCACAACGACCTGACCAAGAAGATCCGGGGGGTCCTCTTCGACCTGGATGGGACCCTGATCGAGGCCTACGGCGCAATCTACCTCGGGCTCCAGGAGGTCTTCCAACAGGCGGGCCGAAGGATCTTCCCCTACGAGGAGCTGGGCCGATATTTAAAGGCCGATCTCGAATCGACGCTCCACCAGTTCTTCTCCCCCGAAGAGACCCAACGATGGATTCCCGTGATGCGGAAAAAGTACGAAGAGGTCTACCTCGAACACACCCATTTCCTGGACGGGGCCGAAGAGACGGTCTCCTCCCTTTATGAGAGAGGACTGAGGCTCGGGGTGGCCTCCAACAAGTTCGGCCGTTTCTCGAGGGCGGCCCTCCAACATCTCGGGGTCTCCCAATGCTTTCGATCGGTCCTCGGGGCGGGCGATGTCCCGAGAAACAAACCCTTCCCAGATATGATTCATGCGGTCTTGAGGGAGCTGGAGTTAAAACCCGAAGAGGGGATCTTCGTTGGGGACACCCTGACCGATATCGAAGCGGGAAAGGCGGCAGGGATTGACGTCTATGCCCTCCCCACAGGCTTTCACACGAAGCAGGAGCTCTCCCGCAGGAGGCCCAAACGGATCTTGAGGCATCTGAGGGAGTTAATCGAGCTCGTCGATCGGCCCTTATGA